TTTGGGCTGTGGAAAATCCTTGTTCAAGGGTGAGGAAGTGAGCAGGAGTGGCTCACTGGGCAGCTGAGCACCAGGACCCAGCCTTTGGGGCCAAGAGCCAAAACCCCACGTACTTGTGCCGATAGGTGAAAAATGCTGGGAACTCAAGAGTGGCCGGAGTGTGTGATGTGCCTCACTGCTACTTGGGTGTGAAGGTTTTGGTTCCTCTGCCTCACAGGGGCTGAAGTTTGCTGTGGGTTTCATACTTATTCTCAGTGTGTAATTCTGTAAAGGGGGAGAGACGAAAGCTGCTCTTCCCCTGCGCTACTGCTGTTGTGGAGTATCAGGATTTATACAAACCTgcagagggaggaaagaaatcAGTAGTCTGTTTCCCTGTGAGGACTTATTCATGTAGGTCTTAAGCAAGAGGAAGCTGAATTTAATCCCTGGAAGTCACAGAAACAGCAAACTGTTCCACCTCCTTGTCATTCCAGAAGTTAAGCTTCCGCTTCCACATACCTCAGTACACCAGTAAAGAGTAATTTTCCATATCTGTGCATGTTTTCATTTAGCTGCAGTGATGAGGAATATTCATTTCCTGCTCCATTTTGGCAAAGTAACTCTTAAAGTCTTAATTCAGATCTGACTTACCAGGATAATATGACAAAACCTGTTGTTGTGTGTATTTTCTGCAGAACCAGGTGATCCTGTTAATAGGTGTAGTCTGAACAATGCCCTGCAGAAATGAAACACATTATCTTTTACTTAACATTCTATTGACTTACTGCTATAGCAATACACTGAGTACCCTTTATCGTGACTTGATACTGGTCCTGGTTCTCTTCCTATTTTCTGTCTCATCTTTCTACTGTTCTGCTTGATTTACCCCAGTGAATCATCAGACAGTTcccattattaaaaaaaatcagttactTTGATGTTCAATGGGCAGATCCACATTTTGCATAAGCAGGCATTTTGGATGGCGGATCGTGGCAATACTGAATGCCTGAGCTGAAAATAGCTTACTATGGACTGTTGGGATTCAACCTcttttcctcctgccccagaAAGAGATGTGTGTGCCATGGGACTCTCAATTACCAGCCCTTGTCTCTGAGCAGGGCACTCACTGGGCAGCAACCCTCCTGTGCTTCAATTTTCACAAAAAGGAAAGTAACTTTCAAAAATGTGAGAAATGAATCCTAATTTAAGCCCTCTCAGGAAGTTTGTTGCAAACTCCAGGAGAGCCCCACACAGCCTTTAAGGAAGGCCAGACAGCACCTTGAAACAAACCCTAAATCAGATTGTGATGACAGCCAAAGCAGTAGTGACCTCTGCTACTAATATGCAGAGATTAGAAAGACCTGTGGTTTATTCTGAATATGCAAAGGACCAGACTTGCTCCTCATGTTAGTCTAATGAGGTCAGAGGAGCAATACCCTGCCAACCACTAAATGCAGCTTCTGAGCTATAAACTTAACTATATGTGTAATTATTTGCAGGATGCATAATAAATGAAGACTACCAGGCTTGACACGATTAATATTAGTGCTACCAGCTGTGTTTTGGCTTGTGGGCTTGCAAGGGGAGGTAATTCTGTCTCTTTACTTGGCCCATTTGCTGAGTACATGGGAGCTGCTGTCTGCTTGCACTTCTCAGACAAGTCTTTACATTTCCTGCAATGGTTCCTCGTAGGCAGAGTGGTGCAGGTTTTTAAGTCCCTCTCTGAAATCTCAGCACTTGCATTCACAACCACACAACCCTGTTGTCCTTTGCCTCATTATGCAAAACCAGGCTTCCCTTCATCTGCAAGCAGCAGTATCCCTAAGAGGAGATGTCTGAAGCCAAAGTTACCAGCTTCTTTATGAGTAATAACTCTTGAAAAATTCCCAACTCCAAGCATATGTTCTTGTCCACACCAACTGCAACAAGAAGATGAAAGTCTTCTAAAAGGCTTGAAATGAAATTGCAGAATTTCCTGTAAACCATCCAGCTTCACAGTCACCATCAGTCCCAGAAATGGAGAATGGCTTGTTGCACACACTTGGTTGTGCTTCACAGGGCCGAGAATCTTAAATCCAGTAAACTCTGCTGTTATCTTCACCTTGACTTGGTACTGCACATGCCTTTCCAAGGCCATGCACCTCCTTGCCTGTCTGCAGGGTGATGACACCAACTCTGGGATGTGTTTTGTTCAATTTCTCCCTTCTTAGAAAGTGTCACAGCTGGGGGAGGAGAGCTTTCTGATCTTACTTGGATAACTTGGAGAAGAGCCAGGGCTTTGTCTTTTCCTGGAAATGTAACTGCAGGAAGAATGAATCACCAGGTTGAACCTGTATAACcaactgaaaacaaaagctCAGACTTCTGTGTCTCACTTGGAAATAATCGGGGGAAAAATAGGCATCCTGTTTTGAAAACCACTACCAGCTGACAGGACAAAAATGTTGCACGTGTGATGTCTTTTGAAGCTGACAAGTAACCTAAGACTACAGCCATTTAAGGGAAAAATCCCTGAGCAAAACAGTAGCTAGGGAAATAGAATATTCCAATGTTTGGGGGAGAAAAGTAACCAGGGAGGTTATTCAGAACAGCCAAGGTGGATTTTTAGTAGCCCTAATGTTTCACGCACTATTAAATCCCCTGTACTACCTTGGCTTGCAGTGAATACAAGCAAACTagggctggggagctgtgtTTGATAGCGTAAGGACagactgcagtgctgctgtcatTGATTAAATCCCTCCTTTTGCCTTTGCTGCAATCTAAGATGTCATTACAGGCAATGCAGAAGCTGCTTGGCTGGCATGCGAGCATCTGGATCGCTGCAGGGATACCAACAGCACAGGCATGTGGGAGTAAACCTGTCTTTATCTTCGCTTCTCTcttctgctcctgcctttgTTTTGTCTTCAGGTAAAATAAAACCAGCTTGACAGTTACCAAAGACTAAGTTCATGATAATGGAGGCTTAGTACCTGAGAAAATTTGAGATGAGCTGGAGGCAAGACGGAGGCCTGCAAAGCTGTACTTTGGGCTAGCAGAACCACCACTTTGATTTATCAAGTATTAGACATAGCTGCAGAAATAGCTGTTGCTGCAGGTCAGGGAGACAGATTTCTtctgtggaaaaggaaaatgcttttcAGTATTTTAACACAAACTTTAACATTAATATCTTTTCTCAGAAAAGTCTAACTGTGCTTGTGTAAGTTCTGCAGCAAGCTTATTTAGGGTAACATTCTGCAGTTCTAATTCCAACTCTGGGCCACCAAAGTCTGGACAGCGGTGCTAAGGGACCCTCCTTGTTAGTTTTAAGGTACCTGAAATTGTTTAGACTCAACTCTTCCATCTTCTCTATCGTCTGATGGATTTTCTTTCTAAGGACTCAAGAAGAGAAACACTGACAATACCATTAGAAATGACACAAAATCCCCCACATCTTTCATATGCTTGGattctttcttcttttaaaaggGTAACAGCTGCACTGAGGGAAATGCTTTTGTATCTATATGAATGCTATAGCTGTTGTCTGTGTGTTCATataattgttttaaaattgtttaaaattaGTTGTTAACTAGTTTTAAATTAATACAGTGCATTGCTTGCACTATAATCTCAAATTGCAAAACACTGCACCTATAGACTATATCATAAATTTCTCCACCTAATGTTAACCTTCTAGATCCATACTCAGACTCCACAAAAAGAAGGTTTTTGTAGCATTTTCCCTGCTCCATGTCTGTTCCATTTCCccaccacagccctgtgcccctggagtgctgctggagcagcctttCCCATGTCTGCTCACGTGTCAGTCTTGCTCCATGGTTATGGACTCTCCCCTCCCAAGACCCAGCACCGGCATCTCGTGGCCTGGAGGTTCAGCAGCTGGAGATGTGGGTAAGGCTGTAGGTCTGTGAACATCTGAAAGTGGGGGGAGGTTTCCAGCAAATGAAGTGCAATTGGAAATCCAGTGGTTAGTTGTGAAGAAGAGCtttctcagtttgctttttGTTCCTTAACTGAAACTTCAGAACAATGTCTGCTTTCAGACCTGCAAGGCCCTCGAGAGCTCACTCACATAATTCTAATAAAAGCTAAGTGATCCTTCTGCAACAAGACATTTAAATAAACGTGGTGATTATATACGGCAGTTTATCAAGAGGCAAGGTTGAAGGCATAAATGTACTATTACTGATAGGAACAATTCCCTTTTCAGAGGTTCCAGAAACTTCTTGTGTTTCAGCTCAAGCACTTATGAAATGACACATCTTCATATTTTTGATCATTACTTCCACTGTTTAATGTAATTCTGTGTGTAAAGGAAATGAAATGCTAGATTGGATTATACATTTATTTCAAGATTTCACTTTTTTTGCAAGGATCTTGCAGAAGCATCAGGTTCTAAGGTCTACTGATAACCCACCagtttctgcagaaaaaaaaacttttcatttttaattcacCCCATCAGTTTCAAAGATGGTCCAAATCACTTCAAGCTGAGGCTGTCTCGATTCTGCAACCGCAAGCTGTCATCAACCAAATTAATCTCTGCTTTATTCCCTTTGTATTTAACAGCAAGTGATTCACCACCCCATCTATTTTACTGATGTGGAGAATCTGGAAGATTCTTCTACTGGTGAAGATGAAAATGTAAAACTTGTTAAATCATTTCAGTGCTAGTCATTTGAATGGCTCCTTACAATGATACATAGGGAGAAAGACTGCTTTCTTTTCTGGGTTTTCCTCCATGCTTTGTGCTAGCTCTTGTTCACTTGGTTGATGAAAGCTCTTAGCAAAACAGATCTTTGCCCAAACTTTACTTCCAAGACAATTTTCATATTTCAGTGGAATGACAACCAGAAGTAGCTGCTGTTTATTTCGGGAGGAAAGGATTAAGCCAGAAGTTTCCACACAAATGCAGAACAGAACCATTTAGAATAAGGCATTGCTGTCACAGGGTTATCAACAACACAGGTTTCTAGatagagtttaaaaaaaatcagattgttTCTATTTATAACTGCCTTTGCCTTGGTAACCAGAGACTGTGTGAGGGATGCAGTATTTTCCCATCATGGATGTCTCCAAAATCCATGCGCAGACATGCAGTGCACTCAGTGTCTGCAGAGCTACCACAAGAACTGGCACATTCTTTTCTAAGAGAGGATTTTACATACTAAGCAGCAAAGAGAAGATTGCAGTAGGAGTTATATTAGTATAGATTCTAAATAATTTGTACTCATTTCTATCTTACCTACTATGTTCTTTGATCTTTTAAGTATTTCAAGGACCGCTGCACTTAAACACTTTTTCTTAATCACCCCGAGCAGCTTACCCAAATCCGAGGTGGTGGGATTTACTCATAATTGGCTACATTATGCCTGCTTTATCAAGTGGTTGAATGAGGTAAGAATGGACTTGAATTGGTGTTTCTTCATACTTTAAATCATTCTTGCTTACCTTAAAATCAGCTGTTTCCTACTTCACAAGATTACCTGCAGCTTAGGTGTCCTTACAGCCCTCTGCAGTGCTCAAAAGCCAAACCAGGCTACGTTCTCACCActgcactgctgtgctgagctttAGCCCTGCTGGGAGAAaggcattccagctctggataTCTGTTTTAGCCACAATTCTGTGTTGTTGTGTTCTTCTTATCCTTTTACTGTCAGGAAAGGTAGAAGAAACCAAGTGTGTCTCTCTGCCACCGTAACACCCAGGTACTCCATTTTATTAGAAAATGGATGTGGTAAAATGAAGAGAAGGTAAACACAGGCTCAGAAATCAGGGCCCTTACTGAACTTCTAGTGGACTTGCTTCTCTCTTAATAGCTTCACTCCCCAGTTATGATCTGGAAAGTAATTTCTGATCTTCTGTCTAAGGCTCCTGGAAGTCAGTGGCAGAGCAACATTGTCAGGGAAGAAGGGGAAATATTTCTGGGAAGCAGGGCAGGATTGGTAGATTGCTGCGCTCCTGAGATATTCAGGGATATCTGACTAATAAAATCACACTATTGGGATAAAAGCACTCACTGCATTGTCATCTTAGGGAACAATACATTTTCACATGCAGCCTTTTTTTACTCTAGTTGCTATTCAGCTAGACACTTGCTCTTATGAAATACTGCAGGTGAAGAAAACTCATCTGGGGACAGAAAGGAGGCAGTGGGAGCACTGGAGCCCTGCCTCACTCCTCATATTCTGGTTGGAGATCCCAGGGCTGGCATATGGTGCAGGAGGTGGAAGCTTTGTGCCATTTGGGAGTTTCCTTCTATTCGCCTGCTGATGTAGTTTAGGCAGAATGTAGGTGACACAAAAAGTCATTCAGAGTTCTTGTTTCAAATGTAATGActcttgctgctttttttcccacACTGCctatataaataattaaaaaaataatcaagatAATAGCACAAGCAATTTCAAACTCTCAAAACCGGGAATAGTGGGAAGGGACCAGCAGTTTAGGAcataaaaccacagaaaactGAATCATCACACCTGTTCTGGCATGTTTATAGGGAGAAGTCTGAGTTGCCATAAGACAAGTATGGACTGGTTTTGGGCAAGTGAAATTTTGGGTTCCATTCTTCTACAGGAGCAGAACCCTAAAAACAGGCTTTACTCACTGTTACCCCTGTGCTACCCGCAATGATCCTGCACAGAGATTTTCACGAATCCTGAGCCACTCGACAGGTTTTAGATGTAACCACATTTGCCTTTGACTGCCAGACAGATTTGCTGGTCCCTGTGGGAAAGAGAGGAGATGTTCTCAGGAGCTGGTTTCCCCACCTTCGAGGGGCCGGCCTTGCCTCATGGGTGCTGTTACCGGGAGCTGTCAGGGTACAGAGCCACTGGAGATGGGGCAGAGAAGCTGTGTCCCCCGCCTCTGCCGCCCGTGCTCCTCTCGGGGCTCAGGAggtggctgcaggcactgcGCCtttctgtggggctgtgcctcCAGGCAGCGGGAGCATGAGAGCTGCCAGGACACTTCCTCGGCTCTCCCATGGCCTTTAGCAGTCTTTGGAGCTAGTTCAAGTAACACAGGAGAGGAGCACTGTGTTGTTTTGCCAAACAAGAGATTAAATGGAGCCAAAGGTGAAGAAACACCGCTGCACAAACAGCGCCGGGGAGCGCTTCAGCCACACGGCCAAccgagagcagccctggctgtgctgccttggTCGGAGCTCGACTGAgatcagcactgctgtgcctgggctgggtaCGCAGCGCCTGAGGGAGCGCTCCCAGCTTGGGATGACTCCCTGCCGAGATACCGTGCCGGCAATGGAGGACGGGGCTTGCTGCGATGCGCAAATGCCTTTCCCGGGCACTGCCTTCCAACCCCCGAAGCAAAAGCACAAGGCTGGAACGGCAGGGAGGCTGCGGGGACAGCTGATAATGTCCCACGGCCATGGGGCCTTTCCCGCGGACCTTCACGCGTGGCAGCGGCCGTGAGCAGGCGAGGAGCCCATGCGGGCCCGGCCTCCCTCTGCAGGCAGCGCGGCGCTGCTCCCCTCGGGCCGCCCCGGGGCCTCCCcgcgccgccggccccggcacTGCCTCCCCGCCGCCTTGGCCCCCGCTCCCGCCGCGGCCGGGGGCAGCACCGCTCCGAGgcccttccagcccagcccagcccagccccgcgTACCCGAGCAGTGACCGCCCTGCCGCGGCGGCTGAGCGCAGCCGCTCCCGCTCGGGCGCTGCGCAGAggcggccgcggggccgcgGCGCGGGCGGagcgggcgggccgggccgggggccggGCCTGTCCCCGCGGCGGCCCCGGGGATCTCCTGCCCGCGGCgcggggcagcgcggggctcgGGCAGGGCCTGCCCGGCGACCGGGGCCGCGCTGAGCCGGCGGCGGGATGGCCTTGGTGCCCTACGAGGAGGGAGGCGGCTGGACAGCGCGGCAGCTGCACAGCCCTTGGGCCACCTTCCACTTCGCCAGCCGCACCATCCGCCTCCAGCAGGACTGGCGGCGCCTGGGGGTGGCGGCCGTGGTCTGGGACGCGGTAGGTGTTCATGGCAAGCGCAGCCTTTCCGCACTCGGTGGCTTCCCGTGGCTCTTGCCGAGCTTTCAGATTCAACGTAGGAAATTAATTACCGTAGAGTTGTAAAGGGaaggcttttaattttttttttttcatgttaggAAAGAATAAGTTAAACTATGCCTTACTTTTCCCTCTTCCCCCATAAGAGATCCTGCAGGAATGCAAGAGAGATGCACCATCCAAACCCTGCATAGCCAGTGCCCAATACAGGAAATATCCCGGATAACTCTCACCTCTTTCTTTACAGTGGCTGGTGATGTTAGCTTGGCACctttcagagcacagcacagatcCAAGCAGGACTGCCGATAGCCTTTATCTTGGGGATAAGAACCGTCCAAAACAGAGAGGTTTGCGATGGGTCCAAGGCCACAGCGCAGTTGCTCACAGCATCACTGCAGGAATCCAAGGGCTTCCCATTGGGGTGGATTTCAGTCCACACACAGATTGCACTTTTACCTCTTTAAAAGAAGAAGTGTAGCATTTTTAGCAAACTTCCCAAATGAATTGGTGTACAGGGTTGCTGATCTTTCTGGACATCAGCTTTGACAGAACTTGCTGCGGGAGAGGTCCTCCTCAAGAtctatataacatataacatgcTTATATAACCAGCTAGAAGTGTCATTAGTTTACTTTCCCTGTGTCCTTCCTGAGGGCATACCAGTGTTGTGCAGAAACCTTTTGAAATACCGTACAAGATACTATGAAACCTTATTCTGGACTCTTGCAGTACTGGGTTCATTTGCTAGTATTTGACAACCTCTCAAACTTCCTTTGAGGAAATTTTTTCCAGGTACAATTATTGTATTTCCTTTCCAGTGCaacttttcctttccaaataCAACTCTTTCTACCTCCTGTTAATGTTTGGGGATTCATGGAGCAGTTACCACATCTAAGTTGTAACCTCTGtggttcttttttccttttgccagTAGGAGTCTTCCATAAAACTCTATAAAAAATTTCCATAAAGCATAAAAAGACTACAGGTGCACACAGGAGGTGGAGAAGTGCTGAACAAAGTTTGCTGCAGACCTGAAGCACCTGACCCTTCCTATTACCTTCTCCCTCAGGTTAAACCAGAAAGCCTGTGTTCAGTATGACTGAAACCCTGTGCCTAATCGTCCTTCTCTCTTGGCTTAGGCTGTTGTTCTGTGTGCTTATCTGGAGATGGAAGGCATTGATCTCAGGGATCGGTCTGTGAttgagctgggagctggaacTGGATTGCTGGGAATAGTGGTCACGTTACTAGGTAAGGGCTTTTTTGTTGTCTGGTTTAAAGCAAATCACAACTGTAGTAAAACTAGCTCTTTTACATGTACATGCCTGGTGTAGAAGTGAGCACCAAAGCTGTGCGTGTGAGCTGTGATGGTTCTGTGGGTCATCTTCCTTCCTGGGTAGACTCAGAGCCCGCTGGGTGTTTGTTGcagccatggtgcccctgcagTTTGCTCTGTGGCGGGACCCTGTTGAGGCTGACGCCTGTTGCCATGGCAGGCAGTTCAGCAGCATTCGGCTCTGCAGCTATTCcccccagggacaggagctgtgctTCCCCTCTTCCCCTTGTCCTCCCATGCAGATAAAGCTACAGACAGAAACCACTCTCCGAGCTTGCAAAAGCCTTTCATTAGCCTGTCTTGCACACAGGGCATGGAGAAATGAAGTGATTTGCTGCTGATCTGTCTGTGGATAAAGCAGGAACTGGGTACTATGTTAAATTTGTGCAATCTTTCCCAGGTTAACTTTGTAATTCAAAGCTCTAGTGGCTGTGAAAGGTGCCTATTGAAATCATAGGAACAAAACAGTTTGACAAAATACAGTCAAGCCATGAAAAATCATACAGGCATAACTTTTGTCTGACCTGTGAAAGACGCTCTCTAACTGCCTCTCTCCTATAGAAAAATATGGTATTGGAGCAGGTTAATTGTAACATCCCCTGTAATTTATTCTTTTGTCACATGTAGAAAGGCCAAAAGTAACTCCTTGACTTTCATGCATTAAGAAAAAGCACCAGaaaatttggttttttccctacCCAACTTAATCTTTATACACTTTATATTCTTAAGTGACTGATGGAGGGTAGGATGTCTCTAGACAGGGGGGTTTTGcttattttgttcttttatttgtttgttttcaatcaggcagctcagaggagctgttAATGTTTAACAGGACCTAAGGAGCCTGCTGGAGTTAAGCACTGTATTCCACATGCTGCATTGAGGGATGTGTGTGGATTGTGAGTGTGAGCCATGCCCTCTTGTCCCCTTAGGTGCCCGAGTTACCATCACAGACAGAGCAGCTGCACTGGAGCTCCTGGAGTCAAACGTGCAGGCGAACTTACCCCCTGAACTCCGTCCCAGAGCGGTGGTGAAGGAGCTGACGTGGGGAAAGGACCTGGATAACTTCTCTCCAGGAGCATTTGACTTAATCCTGGGTGCAGACATCGTTTATCTGGAAGAAACATTTGCAGAACTGCTGCAGACGCTGGAGTACCTGTGCTCAGAGCGGACGGTGATTCTCCTCTCCTGCCGCATCCGCTACGAGCGCGACCTCAAGTTCTTGAGGATGCTGAGAGAGCGTTTCTCTGTGTCTGAGGTCCACTATGACTCCAGCAAGGATGTTCATATCTACAAAGCACAGAGGGGTAGTCGCAAGGATGACTTGTGACTCTCTGCTTTGTTAATAAGCCACTGATGCTGTTCAATTCTCCCCTTTGTTTCTACTCAATACACTTGTTCCTGAGCATGAAGTTGCAGTTGTGTTATTTCACTGGCTTCTTGTTCTGATGGTCTTGTCTGATCACTGGGTCTGATACAGCAAGGATTGTACTTCTGTTCTGCATATTGAACCTCTGCTTCATATCTGAATAGAGTCATATCCAACATCAAAATTGTTATATCAAAAGGTATGTTGTCTGAAATCAAACCACATTTAACTTCTGGGGGAAACTTAAAGAGATTACaatggggtttttccctttaTCGCTGCCTTAACTCTAGAAAAGTAGGAGAGTAGGATGAAATAAAAGTAGTATGAAATAAAAGCTAATGCTCCAGCTCTAAATGCTTTAACTCTTCAGGACTTCTGCATCTTAGAAGTTGTGGTAAAAGAAACCACttaaaaggcagaaaagaaCCAAAGGCAGATGCTATAAAGTTGTTTTATTGCTGTCACTACTGCGTTGAGGAGGCACAGTGAAACAAAGAACAAAATCCGGAGGGGCACTGGGAACAAGGGTTGCCAAGTAAGCCAGCCTAAAAATCAGTGCTATTTTTACCTGATTTGCAAGTGAGTGAGCTACACCTGCAGTATTGAAGCAGTTGTGGTTTCTGAGTTGTCCATAACAAGTCTGCCTCATACAGATCAAGGCTCGTGGAGGATATACACGTGCACATGTGCTGCTGGGAAAGTGCAACAAGGAAACTCAAGCTGTTCTTAAAATATCAAATCAGCCCTTGACTCTCAAAGTACCACTAGGTAATGTTCTACTTTGTGCCTTTGTGCTCCCTCTGTCTCTGAGGGCTGTTACTTAGGGCAGGAGGGTGCTCTGTAAAGTCTTTGCAGCAGGGGAACTACTTACTCTTGAATTACTTGGGACCTTGGGGCAGTGTCTAGGTTTCAGTGCACAGTGGTAGTTAAGACACTGCACCAAGTAACAGATTTCATACCTTGAGCTTGTAAAACACATCTGTGTGTTTATCCCACAAGATCTGGGAATCCATCTCGCACCAGCAGCAGGCTTCCTTCTCGTTCTAGTGGTGGAAGAATGAAATTGATGAAAACAATGGCTAACAGAAAACAGCTACACC
The nucleotide sequence above comes from Zonotrichia albicollis isolate bZonAlb1 chromosome 10, bZonAlb1.hap1, whole genome shotgun sequence. Encoded proteins:
- the METTL21A gene encoding protein N-lysine methyltransferase METTL21A, which gives rise to MALVPYEEGGGWTARQLHSPWATFHFASRTIRLQQDWRRLGVAAVVWDAAVVLCAYLEMEGIDLRDRSVIELGAGTGLLGIVVTLLGARVTITDRAAALELLESNVQANLPPELRPRAVVKELTWGKDLDNFSPGAFDLILGADIVYLEETFAELLQTLEYLCSERTVILLSCRIRYERDLKFLRMLRERFSVSEVHYDSSKDVHIYKAQRGSRKDDL